One window of Catonella massiliensis genomic DNA carries:
- a CDS encoding ParB/RepB/Spo0J family partition protein encodes MAVVEIKIENLKIHPKNVRQKYEGIEELAQSIKKNGIMQNLTVVPDKEEEGKYLVVIGNRRLTAAREAGLETAPCVVVEDMAEKEQIITMLMENMNRKDLTVYEESEAMQMCFEDFGLKVEDIEEKTGLSKTTINHRLNIAKLDKETLVEKVEDKEFQLSLSDLYALEKVKDVNTRNKILKEAWDSKDLANKARQAAREEIREKNKGKLIAECEKLGINKAPDGVNYYSNGWLQIKHISLDSDEAEIGIKHTEGLYYVVSYTSLDIIKKEKKQKEEKEIDLRQEEIKEKRAKIKAKYEEMHKDMEDFVRNILEGKVEPPDNAEYIGKLTWEFILKYRVAVLECNLTSVLIGAQAYKNADEEEKKKATERATALPILYQMTAVAFSSLEYLTLVGYYGVLYNEAAGEKLNAMHYILSNFGFSFADEESYKLMNGEHELYEKEGN; translated from the coding sequence ATGGCAGTTGTTGAGATAAAAATTGAAAATTTAAAGATACACCCTAAGAATGTAAGGCAAAAATACGAGGGTATAGAGGAACTGGCACAGAGTATAAAAAAGAATGGCATCATGCAGAATTTAACTGTTGTGCCTGATAAAGAGGAAGAAGGCAAGTATTTGGTTGTAATCGGCAACCGAAGGCTAACGGCTGCAAGAGAGGCAGGACTTGAGACTGCTCCTTGTGTGGTAGTAGAAGATATGGCCGAAAAAGAGCAGATTATAACCATGCTTATGGAGAATATGAACCGTAAAGACCTTACAGTCTATGAAGAATCAGAAGCCATGCAGATGTGCTTTGAGGACTTCGGTCTGAAGGTAGAGGATATAGAGGAAAAAACAGGACTTTCAAAGACAACCATCAACCACAGGCTTAATATTGCTAAGCTCGACAAGGAGACACTTGTAGAAAAAGTAGAAGATAAAGAGTTCCAGCTATCACTTTCAGACCTGTATGCCCTTGAAAAGGTTAAGGATGTAAATACAAGGAATAAGATTCTAAAAGAGGCTTGGGACTCAAAAGACCTTGCCAACAAAGCAAGGCAAGCAGCAAGGGAAGAAATACGGGAAAAGAATAAGGGAAAGCTGATAGCGGAATGCGAAAAGCTGGGAATAAATAAAGCCCCTGACGGAGTAAATTATTATTCTAATGGCTGGTTACAGATTAAACACATTAGCCTAGATTCCGACGAAGCTGAAATAGGGATAAAGCATACAGAAGGACTGTATTATGTAGTTTCATACACTAGCCTTGACATAATAAAAAAAGAGAAAAAGCAAAAGGAAGAGAAAGAAATTGATCTTCGCCAAGAAGAAATCAAAGAGAAAAGGGCAAAAATAAAGGCAAAGTACGAAGAAATGCACAAGGATATGGAGGACTTTGTTAGAAATATCCTAGAGGGTAAAGTGGAACCTCCTGATAATGCTGAGTATATAGGTAAGCTGACATGGGAATTTATCCTTAAATACAGGGTAGCAGTTTTAGAGTGCAATTTGACAAGTGTCTTAATAGGTGCGCAAGCATATAAAAATGCAGATGAAGAAGAGAAAAAGAAAGCCACAGAGAGAGCAACGGCATTGCCAATTCTATACCAAATGACAGCGGTAGCATTCAGCAGTTTAGAATATTTAACGCTTGTTGGGTATTACGGAGTGTTGTACAACGAGGCAGCAGGAGAGAAGCTTAATGCAATGCATTACATTCTTAGCAACTTTGGATTTTCCTTTGCAGATGAGGAAAGTTATAAACTTATGAACGGAGAGCATGAGCTTTATGAGAAGGAGGGGAATTGA
- a CDS encoding MazG-like family protein, with the protein MRKIKEIKPGRIFTYAGYEWIKLEDGLAITKDTVEDMKFSVCQSNEYTISDIKTFLTDAFADCLCENGALSTNFENFQLDLTADDGTNESKPFNVEIGLLTADLYRKNRRWLKPIDNGWWLATPKSYTANNDDVVMYVGTDGLLSSLYGWIRDNGVRPVCKLKEDTPVDIPDEKPIEQIEADAEDITDLIKKWAADRNLNMGDPKAQVIEIVKELVELANGIDKGKEGQIIKHIGGMYVVLVVLCMQLGFDINDCIRVAYDEIKDRKGKMINGLFVKEEDL; encoded by the coding sequence ATGCGGAAAATAAAAGAGATTAAGCCAGGCAGGATATTTACCTACGCAGGGTATGAGTGGATAAAGTTAGAAGATGGCCTTGCAATAACCAAAGATACAGTTGAGGATATGAAATTTAGCGTATGTCAAAGCAATGAATATACGATAAGCGATATTAAGACCTTCTTAACAGACGCATTCGCGGATTGTCTTTGTGAAAATGGAGCGTTGTCAACGAATTTTGAGAATTTTCAACTAGATTTAACAGCAGATGACGGTACGAATGAAAGTAAACCATTTAATGTGGAGATAGGGTTGTTAACTGCTGACTTGTACCGAAAAAATAGACGTTGGTTGAAGCCTATTGACAATGGATGGTGGTTGGCAACTCCAAAATCTTACACAGCTAATAACGATGATGTCGTAATGTATGTGGGTACTGATGGACTATTAAGCAGTTTATATGGGTGGATTCGTGACAATGGTGTCCGACCTGTTTGTAAACTGAAAGAGGATACACCAGTTGATATACCCGATGAAAAGCCAATAGAGCAGATCGAGGCAGATGCAGAAGATATAACGGATCTTATAAAGAAGTGGGCTGCTGACAGAAATCTCAATATGGGCGACCCAAAAGCTCAAGTGATAGAGATAGTGAAGGAGCTGGTAGAGCTGGCAAATGGTATCGATAAGGGCAAGGAAGGGCAGATAATTAAACACATAGGTGGTATGTATGTTGTTTTGGTCGTCCTCTGTATGCAGTTAGGGTTTGATATAAACGACTGCATTAGAGTGGCTTACGATGAAATCAAAGACAGAAAAGGCAAGATGATAAACGGCTTATTTGTAAAAGAGGAGGACTTGTAA
- a CDS encoding single-stranded DNA-binding protein: protein MNKVILMGRLTRDPDVRYSQTDSNMAIARFSLAVDRRYKKQGDETTADFFNCTAFGKQGEFVEKYLKQGTKIVVTGRIQNDNYTNKDGQKVYSVQIMVEEIEFAESKAAGQSQQNDSMPGDGFMNIPDGVESELPFN from the coding sequence ATGAACAAAGTGATTTTAATGGGTAGGCTTACAAGAGATCCTGATGTTAGATATTCGCAGACTGACAGCAATATGGCTATAGCAAGGTTTTCGCTTGCAGTTGACAGAAGGTATAAAAAGCAGGGTGATGAAACCACGGCCGACTTCTTTAATTGTACAGCCTTTGGCAAGCAAGGGGAATTTGTAGAGAAGTATCTTAAACAGGGTACTAAGATAGTAGTTACTGGACGCATTCAGAATGACAACTACACTAATAAAGACGGTCAGAAGGTGTACAGCGTTCAGATTATGGTTGAAGAGATAGAATTCGCTGAAAGCAAGGCAGCAGGACAAAGCCAGCAAAATGATTCTATGCCAGGTGATGGATTTATGAATATTCCTGATGGGGTAGAGAGTGAGTTGCCTTTTAATTAA
- a CDS encoding HNH endonuclease: protein MLKSCKYCGRIHEEKEVCEAKDKASKRWGIRRNTKAFSFRKTNDWTLKSREIRDRDKYCCLCCKAMLIGTTRQLNTYDLSVHHIVPIEEDYQLRLSNENLITLCAVHHEMCEAGEITRDNQRQLVRESIEKFNAEGRGVVVV, encoded by the coding sequence ATGCTTAAGAGCTGTAAATATTGCGGGCGCATACACGAAGAGAAAGAAGTCTGCGAGGCTAAGGACAAGGCAAGTAAGCGGTGGGGCATCCGTCGCAATACTAAGGCCTTCTCCTTTAGGAAAACTAATGACTGGACCTTAAAGAGCAGAGAGATAAGAGACAGAGACAAGTATTGTTGTTTATGTTGTAAGGCAATGTTAATTGGCACAACAAGACAGCTTAACACGTATGACTTATCGGTACACCATATCGTGCCAATCGAGGAGGATTATCAACTACGTTTGTCGAATGAAAATCTAATAACTTTATGTGCAGTGCATCATGAGATGTGCGAAGCAGGCGAGATTACAAGAGACAATCAAAGACAACTCGTGAGGGAATCTATAGAGAAATTTAACGCAGAAGGAAGAGGAGTGGTTGTTGTGTGA
- a CDS encoding P27 family phage terminase small subunit: MGRPAKTISTNSRHNTKKDVEIRKAAEEKARGGMDKLIPPRYMTKEQKAIYKYIVDNLKEAEILGNLDHYILAMTAVTIDSIIQIDKAMNQVDDIMKKSKLIAARTNLAKDFFRCCNELSLSPQARAKISIANVKAIRDNQNPLLEVLGI, from the coding sequence ATGGGTAGACCGGCTAAAACTATATCAACAAATTCGAGGCATAACACCAAAAAAGATGTAGAAATACGCAAGGCAGCAGAGGAAAAGGCAAGAGGTGGGATGGATAAACTTATCCCGCCACGGTATATGACGAAAGAGCAGAAAGCTATATATAAATACATTGTTGACAACTTAAAAGAGGCAGAAATATTGGGTAACCTAGACCATTATATACTGGCTATGACCGCAGTCACGATAGATAGCATTATCCAAATTGATAAGGCTATGAATCAGGTCGATGACATAATGAAAAAGAGCAAGCTGATAGCAGCAAGGACAAATTTAGCTAAAGACTTCTTTAGATGCTGCAACGAGTTGTCCTTATCACCGCAGGCAAGAGCAAAGATATCTATAGCGAATGTGAAAGCAATAAGAGATAATCAAAATCCACTATTAGAGGTATTAGGTATTTGA
- a CDS encoding terminase TerL endonuclease subunit, with product MIKKHPSYRYAKKACGSKSKVPAYVKKQCKEFIKICDGKSKKFFINTDRVEKIDKILMFIRMPKGLKINHSIYDCVAGFQWVLIIASLCVMCSDNEAKRRYETVVLEIARKNGKTFTIAVLFILLFFLEPMYSYFYSVAPDGSLSREIKKAIEEIIGYNPKIFPKEGKDRMFKVRRDDIECFLTNSKYIPLNYSNSRLDGKLPNVFLVDEVGALPNPYAIEAMRSGQLTILNKLGFIISTKYPTANNPFEDEVLYCKKVLDGFVKDDKVFSLLYEPDDKENWTDNDNILAHANPLALEIKEMWQDLLTKRQRAIEVESARENFLTKHCNIIYQGIGTESYIDINKVKKCSVKEIDWTNKRVWLGVDLAQTNDNCAVAIAGVDDEDNILASVMAFIPEGRIDEKSKFEHVDYRRFVEQMKCIACGDMVVDYGVIEEFVFNVEAKLGCEVVAIGYDRYNAMSSAQKWNQKYTTVEIRQHSDTLHPPTKLLAEKVENGQFRYEANTLLEINFENAKCTYDTNMNRYVNKKKSSGKVDMVVALINAIYLVQQDIMFNDGFVVQVV from the coding sequence TTGATTAAAAAGCATCCTTCCTATAGATACGCTAAAAAGGCTTGTGGCAGTAAATCAAAAGTGCCTGCTTATGTCAAAAAACAATGTAAAGAATTTATTAAAATCTGTGATGGTAAGAGCAAGAAGTTTTTTATCAATACAGACCGAGTAGAAAAGATTGATAAGATTCTTATGTTTATCAGGATGCCTAAGGGGCTTAAGATTAATCATAGCATATATGACTGCGTGGCAGGCTTTCAATGGGTGCTTATAATAGCCTCCTTATGCGTTATGTGTAGCGATAACGAGGCAAAGCGAAGGTATGAAACTGTTGTGCTTGAGATTGCAAGAAAGAATGGCAAGACCTTTACAATTGCCGTTCTTTTTATTTTGCTCTTTTTCCTGGAGCCTATGTATTCATATTTTTACTCAGTAGCTCCTGATGGCTCGCTGTCAAGGGAGATTAAAAAGGCAATTGAGGAGATTATAGGCTACAATCCTAAGATTTTCCCCAAAGAGGGAAAGGATAGGATGTTTAAGGTAAGGCGAGATGATATTGAATGCTTTTTGACTAATTCAAAATATATCCCTCTGAACTACTCAAATAGCAGGCTTGACGGAAAGTTGCCGAATGTTTTCCTTGTTGATGAGGTGGGAGCCTTGCCAAATCCTTATGCTATTGAGGCTATGCGCTCCGGTCAGCTTACTATATTAAATAAGCTGGGCTTCATCATATCCACAAAGTACCCTACAGCCAATAACCCATTTGAGGATGAAGTCTTGTATTGCAAGAAAGTTCTTGATGGCTTCGTGAAGGATGATAAGGTGTTTTCACTGCTTTACGAACCTGATGACAAAGAAAATTGGACTGATAATGACAATATACTTGCACACGCTAATCCTTTAGCCCTTGAGATAAAGGAGATGTGGCAGGATTTACTTACTAAAAGGCAAAGAGCTATAGAGGTTGAAAGTGCAAGGGAGAACTTCCTTACCAAGCATTGCAATATCATCTATCAGGGCATAGGAACAGAAAGTTATATTGACATAAACAAGGTTAAGAAGTGCAGCGTAAAAGAAATTGACTGGACTAATAAGAGGGTATGGCTTGGTGTAGACCTTGCTCAGACAAATGACAACTGCGCAGTGGCTATTGCCGGTGTAGATGATGAGGATAATATCCTTGCATCAGTTATGGCATTCATACCGGAAGGGCGGATAGATGAAAAGAGTAAGTTTGAACATGTGGACTACAGGCGATTTGTAGAGCAAATGAAATGTATCGCCTGTGGCGATATGGTAGTTGATTATGGAGTAATAGAGGAGTTTGTTTTTAACGTGGAGGCAAAGCTTGGTTGTGAGGTAGTGGCTATTGGTTATGACCGATACAATGCTATGAGTTCGGCGCAAAAGTGGAATCAGAAATATACAACTGTAGAAATAAGGCAGCATTCGGATACATTGCATCCGCCTACCAAGTTATTGGCTGAAAAGGTTGAAAACGGACAATTTAGATATGAGGCTAATACCTTGCTTGAAATCAATTTTGAAAACGCAAAATGTACCTATGATACCAATATGAATAGATATGTTAATAAAAAGAAGTCAAGCGGTAAGGTGGATATGGTCGTGGCCTTAATCAATGCTATCTACCTTGTGCAACAGGATATTATGTTTAATGACGGATTTGTTGTACAGGTGGTATAG
- a CDS encoding phage portal protein produces MGLFNWKKEKREKADNEPDVSSDILRMLLSDEEVSRRTAMNIPALSACINMISDTVSSLKIKLYKKDGDKVEEIVDDIRTTLLNDDTGDTLDASQMKKALIMDMFLSKGGYVYINRVNNEVKSLHYVEPEKISFMYNTDPIFKDYKILVNGVSYEGWQFIKILRNTQNGYCGQSIIAETPELLGIILSTQKFEKNLVQTGGNKKGFIQSAIRLSAEAMEALKRAFHNLYSNSTENVVVLNDGLSFKEASNSSVELQLNENKETNNRDICKIFLVPPSIINGGATEEDKKRFYEVCIYPILARFVTAINSVLLQEDEKNVMFFAFDDTDLTKTDIEKRFAAYKVALDSGFMQLDEVRKKERLPEFGLDFIKLGLQDVLYYPESGQVYTPNTDKYTNINDTKKGDETNAD; encoded by the coding sequence GTGGGTTTATTTAACTGGAAAAAAGAAAAAAGAGAAAAGGCTGATAATGAGCCAGATGTATCAAGTGACATTTTGAGGATGCTGCTAAGTGATGAAGAAGTAAGTCGAAGAACTGCAATGAATATCCCGGCTCTGTCAGCTTGTATAAATATGATTTCGGACACAGTATCATCCTTAAAAATCAAGTTGTATAAAAAGGATGGTGATAAGGTTGAGGAGATTGTTGACGACATCAGGACCACCCTGCTAAATGACGACACAGGAGACACCTTAGACGCTAGCCAAATGAAAAAAGCCCTGATTATGGACATGTTTCTATCGAAAGGCGGGTATGTCTACATAAACAGGGTAAATAATGAGGTTAAATCTCTTCATTATGTGGAACCTGAAAAGATTAGCTTTATGTACAATACAGATCCGATATTCAAGGATTATAAAATACTGGTTAACGGAGTAAGTTATGAGGGCTGGCAGTTTATTAAAATACTTCGGAATACGCAAAATGGATATTGTGGACAATCTATCATAGCTGAAACACCTGAACTGTTGGGGATAATACTCAGTACACAGAAGTTTGAAAAGAATCTTGTCCAAACTGGAGGCAACAAAAAAGGCTTTATTCAATCGGCAATAAGACTTAGTGCTGAGGCAATGGAAGCGTTAAAAAGAGCCTTCCACAACCTTTATTCCAATAGCACAGAGAATGTTGTTGTGTTAAATGATGGATTGTCCTTCAAAGAAGCCTCAAACTCATCTGTAGAGCTGCAGCTTAATGAGAATAAAGAAACAAATAACCGTGATATTTGCAAAATATTCCTTGTACCACCGTCAATCATAAACGGAGGAGCTACGGAGGAAGATAAAAAACGCTTTTACGAGGTCTGCATCTATCCAATATTAGCTAGGTTTGTGACAGCAATCAATAGTGTATTATTACAAGAGGATGAAAAGAATGTAATGTTCTTTGCCTTTGACGATACGGACCTGACTAAGACGGATATAGAAAAGCGTTTCGCAGCATATAAAGTTGCTCTTGATAGTGGCTTTATGCAGCTTGACGAAGTAAGAAAAAAGGAAAGGCTGCCAGAGTTCGGTCTTGATTTTATCAAGTTAGGCTTGCAGGATGTGCTTTATTATCCTGAATCAGGACAGGTATATACACCAAATACGGACAAATACACCAACATAAACGATACAAAGAAAGGAGATGAAACTAATGCGGATTGA
- a CDS encoding HK97 family phage prohead protease, translated as MRIEVRDDSVLIDGYVNAVERDSKVLTDTSGKFIEKIASGAFRRSLERANRTGCPVKVLLNHNYTRVLSSNADDKTHISEDNIGLRCRCEIRDKEVIEKARNKKLVGWSFGFIPIKEERTDEDIPHRTIRELELKEVSILDDTRKPAYNGTSIEVRAEEFDNLIELRFLPDEVETVEVKEKEPNNNHIYENRYMELRAI; from the coding sequence ATGCGGATTGAAGTTAGAGACGATTCGGTTTTGATTGATGGCTATGTTAATGCCGTTGAAAGAGACAGCAAGGTACTTACAGACACATCGGGCAAGTTCATAGAAAAAATAGCATCAGGAGCTTTCAGAAGATCACTTGAAAGAGCCAATAGGACAGGGTGCCCGGTAAAGGTGTTGTTAAATCACAATTATACAAGAGTTTTATCATCAAACGCCGATGATAAAACCCATATAAGTGAGGACAACATAGGCTTAAGGTGTAGATGTGAAATCAGAGATAAGGAGGTAATTGAAAAGGCTAGGAACAAAAAATTGGTTGGATGGTCATTTGGCTTTATCCCTATAAAAGAGGAAAGGACAGACGAAGACATACCGCATAGGACAATCAGAGAACTGGAGCTTAAAGAGGTATCAATATTAGATGATACAAGGAAGCCTGCCTATAACGGCACAAGTATCGAGGTAAGGGCAGAAGAGTTTGATAACTTGATTGAACTTAGATTCTTACCGGATGAAGTTGAAACGGTTGAAGTTAAGGAAAAAGAACCTAACAACAACCACATCTATGAAAACAGATACATGGAATTAAGAGCGATATAA
- a CDS encoding phage major capsid protein — protein sequence MDLKKMLEMRAQKLAALKALIEKAKAEERAMNQDEITSFEALETEIRELDKTIAALEKTRELTESEPQVPVEEEKRSVEERDYEAFDALIRSEETRAGELTKGENGAVIPTTIANKIIEKVVEICPIFQDSDRYNVKGTLSIPYYDESTSDITMEYADEFTDGESKTGKFKSINLTGFLGRAISDVSISLINDSSFDVVGFVVRRMAGSIARFIEKELLKGTPNKIDGLSKGVQELKTAGANFTADEIIDLQELIPDAYQANAYFIMSRKTRTAVRKLKDGQGNYLLNKDANSRWGYTLFGHDVYTSENMDDVKAGATVMYYGDYTGLATKISENINIKVLTEVKARQHAVEVLGFVELDAKVQNAQKIAKLVIKG from the coding sequence ATGGATTTGAAGAAAATGCTTGAAATGAGAGCACAGAAACTTGCAGCGCTTAAGGCACTTATTGAAAAGGCTAAGGCAGAAGAAAGGGCAATGAATCAGGATGAAATCACATCATTTGAAGCCCTTGAAACTGAAATAAGAGAACTTGATAAGACCATCGCAGCATTAGAAAAGACTAGGGAGTTAACAGAGAGCGAGCCACAGGTACCTGTAGAAGAAGAGAAAAGAAGTGTTGAAGAAAGAGATTACGAGGCTTTTGATGCGCTTATCAGAAGTGAGGAGACAAGAGCAGGAGAGTTGACTAAGGGAGAGAATGGAGCCGTTATCCCAACAACAATCGCAAACAAGATTATTGAGAAAGTTGTTGAAATCTGCCCTATATTTCAGGATTCTGACAGATATAATGTGAAAGGAACCTTAAGCATTCCATATTACGATGAAAGCACTTCTGACATAACTATGGAATACGCTGACGAGTTTACAGATGGTGAAAGCAAGACAGGTAAGTTTAAATCAATCAACTTAACAGGATTCCTTGGCAGAGCAATTTCAGATGTATCTATCAGCCTTATCAATGATTCTAGCTTTGATGTTGTGGGATTTGTAGTTAGGAGAATGGCAGGGAGCATTGCAAGGTTTATAGAGAAGGAGCTTCTCAAAGGAACACCTAATAAGATCGATGGACTGTCAAAGGGAGTGCAGGAGTTAAAAACAGCCGGGGCAAACTTTACAGCGGATGAGATCATTGACCTTCAGGAGCTTATCCCTGATGCTTATCAGGCAAATGCGTATTTTATTATGAGCAGAAAAACAAGAACTGCAGTCAGAAAGCTTAAAGACGGACAGGGTAACTATTTGCTTAATAAGGATGCCAATTCAAGATGGGGCTATACCTTATTTGGCCATGATGTGTATACCTCTGAAAATATGGATGATGTTAAAGCTGGCGCAACCGTAATGTATTACGGCGACTATACCGGACTTGCTACAAAGATATCTGAAAACATCAATATCAAGGTACTTACAGAAGTTAAGGCAAGGCAGCATGCTGTTGAGGTACTTGGTTTTGTTGAACTTGATGCAAAGGTGCAGAACGCACAGAAGATCGCAAAGCTTGTAATTAAGGGCTAA
- a CDS encoding head-tail connector protein yields MKVSEVTVDDLVNFIRLDEPNEIETSELERMKDSAVAHIKTYTGLDDESLDKYPDITQALFVLIADMFDNRNYQLDKAGGVNRMVMTILNSHSVNLL; encoded by the coding sequence ATGAAAGTTAGTGAAGTTACGGTTGATGACCTTGTAAATTTTATCCGTCTTGACGAGCCAAACGAAATTGAAACCTCTGAACTTGAAAGGATGAAAGACAGTGCTGTTGCGCATATCAAAACTTATACAGGGCTTGATGATGAGAGCCTTGATAAATATCCGGATATTACGCAGGCACTGTTTGTCCTTATCGCAGATATGTTTGACAATAGGAATTATCAGCTTGATAAGGCTGGAGGAGTAAACAGAATGGTGATGACGATATTAAACTCTCACAGCGTTAACCTTTTGTAA
- a CDS encoding phage head closure protein: MIVIRTLVIGKLNKRLSFYKLADIQDSLGQTTKELQLIKTVWGTLQPLRGAEYYEVQKVQSKVTHKCYIRYTEGIDTNCFLKYKDRTFSIESVIDVDFERKLLEIRCVDYVNKEVMDIG; the protein is encoded by the coding sequence GTGATTGTCATAAGAACTTTAGTAATCGGAAAGCTGAATAAACGGCTTTCCTTTTATAAATTAGCCGATATCCAAGACAGTTTGGGGCAAACTACAAAGGAATTGCAACTGATTAAGACTGTATGGGGTACGCTACAGCCACTTAGAGGGGCTGAATATTACGAAGTGCAAAAGGTGCAAAGCAAAGTAACCCACAAATGCTATATACGCTATACAGAAGGGATAGACACTAACTGTTTTTTGAAGTATAAAGACAGGACCTTTTCAATAGAAAGCGTTATAGATGTGGATTTTGAGCGTAAACTGCTTGAAATCAGATGTGTGGATTATGTCAACAAAGAGGTGATGGATATTGGCTGA
- a CDS encoding phage tail terminator family protein, which yields MTLIDVKKALLDLLKSEFPDYKYYSTDVIEAYDRPCFFTQLKPLEVSPVNYNTMYNSMAFYITYLQKSKDEVETLRVIDRIKDIFGLFVKVGSRAIDVKGFDWDYVGIDRNIPQITINLEWCNLITHQDDSEVIDNVEFTKKVEDE from the coding sequence ATGACTCTGATAGATGTAAAGAAAGCCCTGCTTGATTTGCTAAAAAGTGAATTTCCTGACTATAAATACTATAGCACGGATGTCATTGAAGCCTATGACAGACCGTGTTTTTTTACGCAGCTAAAGCCCTTGGAGGTTTCGCCTGTCAATTATAACACGATGTACAACTCTATGGCATTTTATATAACTTATCTGCAAAAAAGCAAGGATGAAGTTGAGACCTTAAGAGTAATTGACAGGATAAAAGACATCTTTGGACTTTTCGTGAAAGTAGGCAGCAGGGCAATAGATGTAAAAGGCTTTGATTGGGATTATGTGGGAATAGACAGGAATATCCCACAGATAACCATAAATTTAGAATGGTGTAATTTAATTACACACCAGGACGATAGCGAAGTTATTGATAATGTTGAATTTACAAAGAAAGTAGAGGACGAATAA
- a CDS encoding phage tail sheath C-terminal domain-containing protein encodes MGMPSISISFSEIAATAIKRGDRGIIAMILKDTNIPEVNPVVCVSEADIPANLSDDNKEQIRLALRGYVNAPSKVIAYVLNKTADNYKAALDYLKTIKFNYLVVPSVGTDKKTAEIVSYVKAERTAKKLIKAVLPNTKGDNEAIINYTTEKTFIGDKAYTAEQFCSRIAGIIAGTPLKMSSTYAPLPELTDCTRLTKERMDTAVDGGEFIVWWDGEKVKTGRGVNSLTTLTPEKNTQFQKIKIMDALDMISDDIRRTTEDNYIGKYPNNYDNKCLLMSAIGNYFDELMRLSVIEGYTLEIDIEANRSFLKGRGTDVTKMSDEEIKRANTGSNVFLKVALTMTDAIEDVALNITI; translated from the coding sequence ATGGGAATGCCAAGTATTTCAATCTCCTTTTCTGAGATAGCTGCAACGGCTATAAAAAGAGGAGACAGAGGGATTATCGCAATGATATTAAAAGACACCAATATCCCGGAAGTTAATCCGGTTGTCTGCGTATCTGAAGCGGATATCCCTGCAAACCTTAGTGATGACAACAAGGAACAGATTAGGCTTGCCTTAAGGGGCTATGTAAATGCACCTAGCAAGGTTATTGCTTATGTGCTCAATAAAACGGCGGATAACTACAAGGCTGCACTTGATTACCTTAAAACCATCAAATTTAACTACCTTGTAGTTCCAAGTGTTGGGACAGATAAAAAGACAGCTGAAATTGTGTCTTATGTAAAGGCGGAGAGAACAGCTAAAAAACTTATTAAGGCAGTTTTACCAAATACAAAGGGAGATAATGAGGCTATTATCAACTACACCACTGAAAAGACTTTTATAGGTGATAAAGCCTACACTGCAGAACAGTTTTGTAGCAGAATAGCCGGCATAATAGCAGGCACACCGCTTAAGATGTCAAGCACCTATGCGCCACTTCCTGAACTCACAGACTGTACAAGGCTTACGAAGGAAAGAATGGATACTGCAGTAGATGGCGGAGAGTTTATCGTTTGGTGGGACGGTGAAAAGGTAAAGACAGGCAGGGGAGTTAATTCACTTACTACCCTTACTCCGGAGAAAAATACACAGTTCCAAAAAATAAAAATCATGGATGCCCTCGATATGATCTCAGATGACATCCGCAGGACAACCGAGGATAACTATATCGGTAAGTATCCAAATAATTATGATAACAAGTGCCTTCTTATGTCAGCAATCGGCAACTACTTTGACGAGCTTATGAGGCTTTCAGTAATCGAAGGATATACCCTTGAAATCGACATTGAGGCAAATAGGAGCTTCTTAAAGGGCAGGGGTACAGATGTAACTAAAATGAGTGATGAGGAAATTAAAAGAGCGAATACAGGCTCAAATGTATTCCTAAAGGTTGCCCTCACAATGACAGATGCCATTGAAGATGTGGCATTAAATATCACTATTTAA